GGGGGGCGCCGACACTGAAATTTCCCCTGGAGCGGTGGGACCAGATCTTCAATGTCAATGTCAGGGGTGTCTGGATACTGACCCAGAAGGTTGCCGCCATGATGAAGGAGCAGGGCGGGGGGACCATCATCAACATCTCTTCGGTCATGGGATTCAAAGGGTCCGAGGAAATGGCCCATCCGGCCGTGGCCTACAATTCAAGCAAGGCGGCCATCAATGTGCTGACCATGAATCTTGCCGTAAAGCTGGCCCCCTACAATATCCGGGTGAACGCCATTGCCCCCGGGTTTTTCCGGACCGACATGATGGCCTATATCGAAAAACCGGAATTCAAGGCCGCCTACGATATGACCCTCGATGACATCCCTCTGCGGAGGATCGGTGATGTCGATGATATGAAGGGGATTGCCGTGTTTCTCGCGTCGGACGCGTCGGCCTACATGACGGGACACGTGCTGATCGCCGACGGCGGCATGCTGGCGAAATAAGGAACCCTTAAAAAAAAGAGGCGGGTCATTCCGGACCCGCCTCGATTCTGCCGGCTGACCGTCTTTTATGGCGGCAGCCCATTTTTCACGGCTTATTCAAATTTCACCTGCGGTACCGCGGTGGCCGCCTCGGGAACTTCAAAGAACGTGGCTTTTTCGAAACCGAACATGCTCGCGAAGAGATTCGACGGGAAGGTCCTGACCTTGATATTGTAAGTTTTCACCATCTCGTTGTACCGGCGTCTTTCCACGGCGATGCGGTTCTCCGTTCCCGCCAGTTCGTCCTGGAGCCTGATGAAGTTCTGATCGGACTTTATGTCGGGATATCGCTCCACGGTAACGAGCAGCCTTGCCAGCGCCCCCGACAGCTCGTTATTGGCGGCGATCTTGTCGGGTATGCTGTCCGCCCGTCCGACCTTCGATCGCGCCTCGGCAACGCCCAGAAATACCGCCCGCTCCTGCGAGGCGAACCCCTTGACCGTTTCCACGAGGTTGGGAATGAGATCATAGCGTCGCTGAAGCTGGTTTTCAACCTGGGCCCAGGACGCGCTGACCGATTCGTCCAGGGTGACGAAGCTGTTGTACATTCCCTTTACGTAAGAGTAAGACATCAGTATGAGCACTGCAATGATGGCAATGACGATAATGGCATTCCGTGATCCTTTGTTCATCGGTTTCCTCCTCCTTTTTGACGCGATCCGGAAAATTTTCTACAACTCCATGCGGTCCACAGCTTCCCATAATTTTTTTATTTCCGCAAGGTAGCTCTTCAGGAGGGAGCGTACCTCCTGCGGTGAAAACCGTCCCGTACCCTCCTTGATCTGCAGACAGCGCAAGAAGGTCGTCCTGTCAAGGGCGAATGTGTCGGCGACGGCGCCGATGACCTCCCGGCGTGACGGGGGGATATCCTGTTCTTTGAGATACAGCAGGCCCTTGAATATGGATATGAAGGCGGTCAGGGACGCCGCGATCAGTTCCCTGATGTGCCTGTCCCTGCCTTCCGTTTCAAGGAAGCCCCTGCGAAGCAGCACGAGCTTTCCCTTGATATCACGTTCGCACTGGAGCCTGAGGTCTCCTGCGTCGAAGACAAGCGGTTCGAGCACATCCTCGCCGAATACGAGAACATGCTCGTGTTTCATGGTGAGGAACTCAAGCGGGTATGAGTCCAGGGAGGAAAGTATGTACTGTTTCGTCATGAAGAGGGGAGTGGCCACCTTCTTTTTCCTCCACCGCGCGACCGTCTTGAGGGCCGCCTCGATGGCGCCGATGGCATCCTCGCTCAGGATGATGAGAAAATTGATGTCCGACCCGCCGGGCTGATAATCGATTCCCGCGGCGCTTCCATACAGAATAATGGACTGAAGCCCGTCGCTGAAGATGTTTCGGTAGTCTTCGATGATGGTTGGGAATAAGTCCTTGGGATTACTGACTTTAACCATGGTCCCGCCTTTCCTTAAAATCCTCTGCCGGCGCCGCCGCCGCCGCTCATGCCGCCGCCGAATCCGCCGAATCCGCCGCCGAATCCGCCGAATCCGCCGCCACCGCCGCTCCCTCTGCCGCCCATCATCATCATGAGCAGGATGAAGGGCAGCATCCTTCTCCCCTGGCGGGTTCCCAGAAGGAGGGTGAGCAGGAGTATGAAAACGACATAGGACAGGAAATCGGCCGCCGGTCTTGATCGTTCTCTCTTCGCCGGCACCCGGTAGGGCGTCCCCTCGAGCGAAACGCCGGCATCCGCCGCGATGACGGCGGCCACCGCCGCTTCCGCGTTATAGAGTCCCTTTTCATAGTCGCCCTTCTTGAGAGAGGGCACGACGTAAGTGTCCAGGATCTGACCGACGCGGCCGTCCGGCAGGATCCCTTCAAGCCCGTAGCCCGTCTCGATCCGTATCCGCCGCTCTTTCAGGGTAAGAAAAATGAGAACACCCCGGTCCTCGCCCTTTTTTCCGATGCCCCATGCCTCGTAGAGCCGGTTCGCGTATTCGTCGGTATCGGCATCGCCGATGCTTTTCATGGTGACCACCACGACGGATGCCCCCGTTTTCTGCAGAACTTCCCTGGCAAGCGATTCCATGGAGCGCCGGTACTGTTCGGAGAGCACACCGGCGTAATCGTTGACGGCACCGACGGGTTGCGGGAACGGCTCTGCCCCGAAAAGGGTCGATACCTGAAGGAACAACACCAGGAGAATAAAAAAAGGTAAACAATATCTGTCCGTCTTCACGATAAGGGTCCTTTTCGTTGCGGTCCGTGCCATACATACCATAAAAGGCCGATGTTGGCACATTTTTAAACTTGACAGGATGGTAAATCTAATATAGGAAAACAGCCTTTGAAAATACTCCACGAGGAAGGTGTTTCTTTGGCGAACCACAAGTCAGCTGAAAAGAGAATGAGGCAGAGCGAGCGCAAGAGACAGCGGAACGTATCGGCCAAGTCACATGTCAAGACCCGGGTCAAGGCGGTACTGCAAGCTGTTGAAGAGAACAACGCCACCCTGTCGAAGGAGACGCTCTCCACAGCCGTGCGCGTGATCAGCAAGGCGTCATCCCGGGGCATCATTCACAAGAACAATGCGGCGCGCAAGATCTCACGGCTGACACGAAAGGTGAACAGCCTGACCTCCGGGGAGTAGTTCTCCCGATTCAGAATCCCGCCATCAGGTCCCGGTATGCCCATTCAGCAAGATCGGTGCAGAGTTTCTTGAGGGCTTCCTTTTTATTCCTGTCCGTTATCGCGGGATCCGTTGCCACCCGATAGGCCTCTCTTCCCGAGAGGCTTTTGTTTTCCCAAAGAACCTCGTCCGTGCCGGTTTTTGCAAGCGTGGCCGAGACGGTCATCGCTACCCGGTCTTCCTTGGCGATATCGTTCTTTGCGTAGCTCAGGTGAGATACCGCCACGCCTGTTATGCTTCCCGAAAGCACGACGTCCGCCGCATCCCTGTCGTAGACGAGGGTGAAGCGCTCTCCGGTCCTGAACTCGCTGATGAGACCGTTTCGCAGGTATGTTTCGATGTTCGCCTCACCGGTAAGGTTTGAGAAGGTGTCCACATAAACGGTTCGGATGCTCTTGTCGAAATGTTCACCGGCCGGGGCGAAGTGGTACCCGCATCCCGTGCAGACGATAAGGTACAGTAACAGTAGAGTATATATCCGGTTCATCATGATCGTTGTTTCTCCCGCTTCTCCCCCGCGGCGGGATGCCGGCCCTGTCGCGGGGAGCTACGCACTGATAACGATATTGACGAGCTTCTTCGGAACATACACTTCCTTCAGGATGTTGTGATCTCCGATGAACTGCCGCACCCGTTCATCACTTCTCGCCATTTCCTTTATGACCTCGTCCGCTTCATCGGCGGCGACCTGGAGCCTGCTGCGCACCTTTCCGTTCACCTGTATGACAATGGTGATTTCCTCCTCGGAGGCCGTCTCCGCGTCAAAGGACGGCCAGGTCATGTCGCACAGCATTCCCGTGCCGCCGATCGCCTGCCAGAGCTCCTCCGTTATGTGCGGCACAATGGGATGGAGAAGAACAATGACGGTTTCGACGGCTTTTCTGATAACGGCCAGGGCCCTTTCATCACCCGCTGCGGGCCGTCCCGTCTGATAGAGAACGTTGACCAGTTCCATGACGGCGGCGATCGCCGTATTGAAATGGAACCGGTCTTCAATATCGGTGGTAACCTTTTTAATGGTCTGGTGTATCTTCCGGTTCAGCTTCTTCAGGTCTCCCTCCAGGGGCTGCCCGTTATCAAAAGGCGCGATGCCCATGATGTCGTCGAGATAGTCCATGACGATACGCCAGACCCTGTTCAGAAAGCGGAATGAACCGTCCACTCCCTGATCGCTCCATTCCAGGTCACGCTCCGGCGGCGCCGCGAAGAGGCAGAAGATACGGGCCGTGTCCGCCCCGTATTCCTCGATGATATGGTTCGGGTCTACCACGTTCTTCAGGGATTTTGACATTTTCTCCGTTTTCCCGACGATGACCTCGGCGCCGCAGTGTATGCAGCAATTGTCCTTCACTTCATCGGGGAAGAGGTATCCGTGTTTCCGGCACCGCGTTGTTTCCTTGCACACCATACCCTGGGTAAGCAGGTTGGTGAAAGGCTCGTCCACCCCGAGGACGCCGAAATCCCTGAGCATCTTCGTGTAGAACCGCGCGTAGAGGAGGTGGAGGATGGCGTGCTCGATCCCGCCGATGTACTGGTCCACCGGCATCCAGTAATCCGTCTGTTCCCTGTTCAATCCCGGCTTCTCGTCGAAGGCGGCGGAGCAGTATCGCGCGAAGTACCAGGATGATTCCACAAAGGTGTCCATAGTGTCCGTTTCACGGACGGCGGGGCCGCCGCAGTTCGGACAGGTGGTGTTCCTGAAACTTTCCATCCGCTCCAGCGGAGACCCTCCCTCCCCGGTGAGCTCCACTTCCTGGGGCAGGACAACGGGCAGGTCTTTTTCCGGCACGGTCACGGTGCCGCATTTTTCGCAGTAGGTGACGGGTATCGGGGCCCCCCAGTAGCGCTGCCGCGATATGCCCCAGTCCCTGAGGCGGTATTCCGTCGTGCGTCTCGCCCGTCCGATCGATTCGAGGTGGTCGGCGATATCGTCAAGGGCCTGAAGGTTTTTCATGCCGTTGAAACGTCCCGAGTTGATGAGAACTCCTTCGTCCACGTATGCTTCCGTCATGGTCGCCGCGTCAAGGGGAGCATCGGGATTGTCGATGACCACCACCAGCGGAAGGTCGTATTTTTTCGCGAATTCAAAATCGCGCTGATCGTGGGTCGGAACAGCCATGACGCAGCCGGTCCCGTAGTCGGCAAGCACAAAGTTCGCCGCATAGATGGGCATCTTTTCGTCCGTTACCGGATTCAGGCAGTAAGCGTCGAGAAAGACGCCTTCTTTTTCATAGTAATCGGAGGTCCTGACCATCTTGTCCTGTTTTTTTACCCGCTCCACAAAATCGGTCACTTCCTTTTCGCAGGGTTTTCCCCGGGCGAGGTCCATTACCAGCGGATGTTCGGCGGCGATAAGCATGAAGGTGGCGCCGAAGATGGTGTCCTGGCGGGTCGTGAACACCCTGATAGCGTCATCCGAATCGGCCATGGGAAAGACCAGTTCACACCCGTGGCTTTTCCCGATCCAGTTTTTCTGCATTGTCAGGACCCGTTCGGGCCAGCCCGGCAGTTTGTCACAGTAGTCGAGCAGTTCCTCAACGTAGTCCGTGATCCTGAAGAACCACTGGTCGAGATGTTTTTCGATGACTTCAGTGCCGCACCGCCAGCACTGGCCCGCTTCGACCTGCTCGTTTGCCAGGACCGTCAGGCACTGCGGGCACCAGTTCACGGAACCCCCTTTCTTGTAGGCAAGTCCCTTCTTATACATCCAGATGAAAAAGAGCTGTTCCCACTTGTAATAAAAGGGCTCGCAGGTCGAGATCTCCCTGTTCCAGTCGTAGCTGAAACCCATGCGCTTCAACTGGCTTTTCATGTAGGCGATGTTTTCGTTCGTCCATTTCGATGGATGGATCCCATGCTCGATGGCGGCGTTTTCCGCCGGCATTCCGAAGGAGTCCCATCCCATGGGGTGCATGACGTTGAACCCTCTCATCTTCTTGTACCGGGCCACCACGTCCCCGATCGTATAGTTCCGGACATGTCCCATGTGAATTTTTCCCGATGGGTAGGGAAACATTTCGAGGAGATAGTACTTTTTCTTCCCGGGGTCTTCATCGACGGCGAAGGTGTCGTTCTCGTGCCAGTATTTCTGCCACTTTTCTTCTATCGCGTGAGGTTTGTATTTTCTGTTCATGGTTGCTCCGAATGACGCTTTTATATATGAAAATCAACGAAGGACTCTTATCACAAATTCCCCGACAATCAAAGAAGAGATTGAGATGTCTCATCTATTACCACTTCGTGAATGTTGCAAGGGCGTCATGATATGAATGAAAAACGGCGGCGGGCTGAGCCCGCCGCCGGTCTCTATGGAAACTGAGCGGAGTTGTCTCCCTCAGGTCGTCTTCGGGGGGGGCGCGGTGGGCGGAAAGGAGGGAAGGAAAACCACCCACCGCTTGGTAAGAATCATGAGATCAGGCCATGCCGTCCTGCAGGTCGGCCATGGCGTATATTCAGGCGCGGCTATGAGGTATCTTCAACAGGTCCGTTATGTTCACCTCTTTCAATGAGCCGTATCTTGTACCGTAGTATCTGTATATGATTTCGAGGGCGTCATGCTCAAGCCTCGACCGGATCATGTCGTTCCCGCCGGAGAAGGTGTGGGGAGGACCGGACTCTGAAGCCTGCTTTGCGAAATCCGCCGTGTATGTTTGCGGTTCATGAAATTCCGGTCCTCCCTTGATATCTGTCGACAATTGACCGACCTCCTTTCCTCTGCCGACGGGCTGTTTGTCCGTTTGCGAGCATTGACAATCTTTGTCATAATTACATACACAAATCGTGCCAGATGGACCCTCTTTCCTGAAGGTCCACTCTCTTTGGATCGGTTGTCGTTGACGCTGCTTCCGGCAGGTGGGAAACATGCGATCACGGGTCTTCCTGGATTGCCGGTATGACGTATGTGATGGGAATGTCGTTCAGATATGCAGCAGGATCAAGATGATAGCCTCTCTGTGTCAGATTGACATGGAGAATGTCAATCTGGCATGTCGGAGAACTCCTGCCATTCTTTCAGTTTTCTCTGAAGGGTTCGCAGCCCGATACCGAGGATCTTTGCCGCCTGTGTCCGGTTTCCGTGTGTTTTTTCAAGGGCATGGCGGATATGTATCTTTTCAAGTTCGGCAAGCGTCATGATATCCTCGGCCCTTCTCAATGGCGGGGTATACGAGGAAAGAAGATCGCTGACAGCGGCCGGTGTCAGGGTGCTGCTCGTTTCCATCAGAACGGCCTTGGCGATGATGTTTTCCAGTTCCCGGACATTCCCCGGCAGGGGGTGTGCCATCAGGCAGTGGATCAATTCCGGTTCAATGGAAAGTATGGTTTTGCTGTTCTTGTTCGCGTGGATCTTCATGAAATGCTCGGCCAGGGGTCGCAGGTCGTCCTCTCGTTCCCGCAGGGGGGGGATTTTGATGTGGAACATGTTCAGCCGGTAGAAGAGGTCTTCGCGGAATCGTTCGTTCTGGATCTCATCCAGGATGTCCTTGTTCGTTGCCGATATGATCCGTATGTCCACATTTCTCACTTTCGTACTGCCCAGGCGGTATAATTCACGCTCCTGGATGACACGGAGCATCTTTCCCTGCAGTGACGGGTCCAGTTCGGTTATTTCATCGAGAAAGAGCGTTCCCCCGCGGGCGGCCTCGAAAAATCCCTTTTTGTCCGAGACGGCTCCCGTGTAAGCGCCCTTTTCATGACCGAAGAAGTCATCTTCGAAGAGGGTCTTGCTGAAAGATGCCATGTTTACGGCCACAAAAGGGCCGTCGGAACGATTGCTCAGAGAGTGGATGATCCGGGCTATCATTTCTTTACCCGTTCCGGACTCACCGGTAATGACGATATTGTAATCCGTGGGCGCCGCTACTTCCACCTGGTGGAAAACCATTGCCATCGAAGGGTCGGCGGCAATCATATGGCTGAACGCCTCGGGATGTTTCAAGTCCTTGAATCGCGGGTTTCTTTCGAAGAGCGCGAGCTTGTTCTTCAGGTTATGCCGCTCCAGTGCGCGGTTGACGACGATAATGAGTTTTTCGCTGTCGATTGGTTTTACCAGGTAATCGTAGGCACCGTATTTCATGGCCTGGACCGCGGAGGCCACATCGTCGACGGCCGTTACGATGATGCATTCAATGGAAGGAAATTCCTCCTTTATCTCTTTCAAGAGGTCCATGCCGCCCAGGTTGGGCATGACCAGGTCGAGCAATATGAGATGAAAACTGTTGTTCCGGACAAAATCCATGACCCGGCGGCTGTCCGATATCAGTGCCGGTTCCGGCATGCCGGCGCTGATCAGCGCCGCCTTCATGCTGAGCAGAAGGCCCACATCATCATCCACGACCAGAACCGGTGTATTCTGACGGGGTATCGATTCCATTACGTGTATCACCTTCCGGTATCGGCGGGAACGGCCGGGAAGAGGATTGTGAAGGTTGTCCCTTTTCCGGGGGTGCTCTCGAAGGAAATTTGTCCTCCATGAGCTTCCACGAGGTTGTACGTGATGGGAAGTCCGAGTCCCGTTCCTCCCTCGGACTGTCGTGTCGTGACGAAGGGGTCGAATATCCTGTCCGCGATGGAGGGGTCGATACCCTTACCGTTGTCCTCGATGGAGAGGACCACCTTCCGTGATCTCTTCTTCAGCTCCGTGGATATGCGGATCGTGCCGCCCGATTCATCAAGGGCTTGAACGGCGTTAATGGTGATGTTCATGACGATCTGCTCGATGCTCTGGAGATTGCCTTCGATCATGGGATGGTCACCGGAGAGATTCAGCTCGAGATTGATGCCCGACTTTCTCAGGGTTGTTTCGATGAGACGGATGGCGTTTTCAACGGCCTGGTTCACGGAAACGGGCACTTTTTCCGATATGCTCGACTGCCGGGAATAATGCTTGAGATTTTCAACGGTCCTGACAACCCGGTTCGCCGCCATCTTCATGTCCGCGAGCAGGACGGGGAGGTTTTCCTTCAGAAAATCATAGGTGAGGCCGCCGTACTTTGCGCCGGGGTTCTTTTTTGCGTCCTCTTCGATCAGGGGGATTACATCATTCCAGACCTTTTGCATAAGCGGCATATCGAAAATGATCTTGTTCACGGGATTATTGATCTCGTGGGCGACGCCGGCCACGAGTGTTCCCAGGGCTTCCATTTTCTGGGCGTGCAGGAGCTGGGCCTCCAGGTGCTTCTTTTCATCTTCCGCGCGTTTCTTGTTGGTAATATCGTCAATCATTGCAATGAAATAGAGGGGCTTATCGTTTTCATCCTGAACGACGGAAGCGGTCAGGCTTGCCCAAATGAATCCTCCATCTTTCTTTATGTACCGTTTTTCGGTCTTATAAAACCGCTCATCACCCTGCAACAATCGCGCCACTTCCTTCTTGTCCTGTTCGGCGTGCTCATGGTGGGTGATGTCAAGGTATGTTTTGCCGATCAGTTCGGATTCTTCATAGCCCAGCATTGAACAGATCCGGGTATTGACCTGCTCGAACCGGTAGCCGAGGCTCAGGACCGCTATGCCGAGTGCCCCCCCTTCGAATATCCGGCGGAACCGCTCTTCATTTTCCCGCAGGCGGTTCTCTGTTCGCTTGCGCTGCGTGATATCCCGAAAAATTCCCTGCATCACCCGTTCACCCTGAATGGTTATGAGCTCCGACATGATCTCAACGGGGACCTGCGTTCCGTCGATCCGCTGAACGATGCTCTCGGATATGGGGTCGATCCGTTTGGCGTGATTACTGAACACGGTGGCGGCATCACGCCGGTGTTCCGGTGGATGCAGGCGGGACTGGTGCAGGCCCACCAGGTCGTTCTTCGACATTCCGAGCAGGCGGCAGGCCGCTGGATTCACATCGATGATGATTCCCGTATCTGTCGAGGCAAGGAATATGGCGTCCGGTGCCCCTTCAAAAAGGCTCCGGAACCGCGCTTCGTTTTCCCTGAGCTCCTTCGTCCGTTTCCGTACCTCCCTCCTGAGGAGCTCGGACCATCGGTGTGTCGTGAAAAAGGTAAATCCACCGGCGATGAGAAGAATGATAATGATGGAAGCGAAGGTGTTCAGGGCGGTTGTTCCCGCGCTTCGCAGGATGTAATCGACCTCGTCGGTGGGTGCCACCACAGCGACCGACCAGGTCTGGTTGACGACCCGTGCCGGGCAGTAAGCGATGAGCTTCTCGATCCGCCCTGTCTGGCCGCGGTGCCATCCCGAGATATAACGGCCGATCCCCTCCCTTCCGGCAAGCGTTCCCCGCTGTATGTTGTTGATCGATTCGAAGGACAGTTCCGGGGCTTTTTCCCTTCTCACCGTGAAGGCGCTCCTGCCCACGAAGTCCTCGAAGTAGTGGGCAAGAAAATACCCTTCCTGATTGATAAGCCAGGCATATCCCGTTTCTCCCGAAACGATGGGGGAGATGAAAACATCTGCGATGGACTGCAGGTTGAAGGAGACGACCAGAATGCCCTTGAAAATCTTGTCATCATCCTCTCCCGGTCCCCTCGTGTACACGGGAGCGGCCATTCTGATACGGTTTTCCCCTATTTCGTTGACGGTGATGCCTGAGAGGATGACATTCCCCGTTTCCCGTGCGTTTTTGAAGTATTGGTCTTCTTCGTAATCCCTGCCGATCAGGTCCTCACGCCATCCATCGGAGGGATAGATGCACTTAAGATACCCGTTCTCGTCGATGCGCCGGATCGAGGTCCGGGGAATGAAGCCGAGATACATGTTCTGCATGTATTCCAGGCAGGTCGGTGTCATCAGCTGGATCGATCTGACCTTTGTTGCCGAGACCAGCGCGGCGCGCACCTCGCTGAAGTAGGTCTCGATACCTGCGGCGGCGGAGCGGGCAAGAATCAACTGCTGTTCATTGAACTGACTCAGGGCTGCCTGCCGGCTTGCCTGGTAGGTCTGGTAACCGAGAAATGCCGTCAAGGCCACGGCAACGGCGGTGATGAAAACGATGAACACCTGGATGCGCATCCAGGGACTGCGGATGTCGTCTCGCGAGTCGTCGACTTCGGTATTCGGGGGCATGTTCACAATCTCCCGGATAGACAGGCTTTAACGGTAATGTGTGTGATACTTGAAGGAAATTGATGGCATATTCGGCCGGAAGATGCAAGCATCAAGTTACCCGCTTTCCCCGTTCCGCGGCGGGGCTGGCCGCCGGCGCCGATGCCGTTCGCCTGGAGGCATCCTGCGATATCATTTTTTCCAGAACTCGGGCGTAAGGAGAACAAGGACAGTGTAAATCTCAAGTCTTCCCGCCAGCATGCACAGGGAGAGGACCCACTTGCCCGTCATGGGGATCTCCGAATAGGTCATGGACGGCCCGACACCTGCGAAACCGGGACCCACATTACCGATCGTGGCCGCCACGGAAGAGAAAGCCGTCATGACATCGAGGCCGAGCATCGTCATGACCAGTGACGCCGCTGCCGTCAGGGTGATATAGAGCGCGAAAAAGCCCCAGATGCTGGCCATTGTCTGGGGATAAATGATCTTCTTGCCGAGTTTGACCGCCGTTACGGCATGAGGGTGGACCAGGTGATAGAGTTCTTTATAACTGTGCTTGAGTATCAACAGTATTCTCAAGCACTTGATGCTTCCTCCCGTGGACCCTGCCGAGCCGCCGATAAACATCAGAAGAATGAGAATGATCTTGGAAAGGGCGGGCCATCCGTCAAAATCAGCCGTTGTGAACCCCGTCGTGGTCATGATGGAAACGACCTGGAACGAGGCATACCGGAGAGATGACCCCGACCCCCCTGCCTCCTGGTGATGTTGATGCAGATCACAGGTGACCAGGATCACGGCTATGGCTATGACGGCGATATAGAAGCGGAATTCGCTGTTGGAAAAAAGGGACCTCACATTGCCGATGATCAGGCTGTAGTGGAGTGTGAAATTGACCCCCGCGGCGAGCATGAAAAAGGTGATCACCGAGTCAATGAAAGGACTGTGGAAGTGGGCGATGCTGGCGTCGTGAGTGGAGAACCCTCCCGTCGCCATGGTCGTGAAGGTGTGGCACAGCGCATCGAACACGCTCATGCCCCCGCAGAGCAGGAGGATGAATTCCACGGTGGAGATAATAAAATAGACGATCCAGAGGGTACGTGCCGTTTCCGTCACCCGGGGCGTCAGTTTGTCTTTCACAGGGCTCGGAAGTTCCGCCTTGTAGAGCTGCATGCCGCCGACGCCCAGCAGGGGAAAGATAGCGATGGAGAGGATAATGATCCCCATGCCGCCGAACCACTGGGTCATGGAGCGCCAGAAAAGGATGCCGTGGGGAAGTGAGTCTATGTGATCGATGACCGTCGCGCCCGTAGTGGTGAATCCCGATATCGACTCGAAGAAGGCGTCGCCGAAGGAAGGGACCGTCCCGTGCACCATGTAGGGGATCGCCCCGAAGGCGCCTGCGCAAAGCCACCCCGCCGCGACGATGAGAAATCCTTCCCGGTGTGTCAGGCTGACGTCACCGTCCGAAGGCCTGAAAAGATGGTACAGAAGAGCGCCCGCAAGGGTGGTGATACCGGCGGACGCCGCAAAGGCGATCAGATCGTTTTCCCCGTAGAAAAGGGACCACGCCAGGGGAAGAACCATGGTAAGGCCGAGGAAGAACAGAAAAGTCCCCAGTATATAGAGGATATTTTTTGCGCTCATCCGAAATAATCCATTTTGACGGTCAGGATCTTTTCTACCTTTGGAATGGCGGAACGCAGGGTGACGAGAATGACATGATCACCGGGAAGAATGATCGTTTCCCCCCAGGGAATGATGACCTGGTTGTCCCGCAGGACGGCGCCGATGATGGTGCCCTTGGGGAAATTGATATCCTTCAGAGGTCTGTTCGTGATTTCCGATGTTTCAAGAGCGATGAACTCCACGGCTTCCGCCTTTTCATCGCGGAGCGGGGTGGCCGAAATGATCTTTCCCTTCCGGATAAAATGAAGGATCTTGCCGATCGTCGCGTGCCGGGGATTCATGACCCCGTCGATGCCCACCCGTTCCACAATGTTGCTGTAATCTATCTTGTTTATCAGGCAGATGGACTTTTTCGCTCCCAGTTGCTTCGCCAGGAGGGCCCCCAGGACATTGGCCTCCTCGTCATCGGTTACGGCAACGAAGTAGTCGGCATCCTTGATGTTCTCCTCCCGCAGGAGGTCCTGGCTGGTACCGTCGCCGCGGAGGATGATCGCCTTGTCGAGGGTGCAGGCCAGCGTATCGCACCGCTCCTGGTCCTTCTCGATGATCTTGGTCAACACACCTTTTTTTTCGAGCATCTCCGCGAGCATCAGTCCTGTAGAACCGCCGCCGAGGATGAAGACCCGCTGGGGCTCTTCCGTGTTCTTCCCGAAGAAGCGCAGGATGCTGCGAACATGCTCCGAGGGGGCGAAAAAGAACAGGTGGTCCTTTTCCCTGATCACGGACTTTCCCGAGGGGATAATCGGTTCATCCTTCCTGGTGATGGAAGCAATGAGGATGTCGTGACCGTACATCTCCTTGATCTGCTGAAGGCTTTTCCCCACGGCGACGCATTCGGGGTCGACATAGAACGCGGCGAGCTTGATATTTCCGCCGGCGAAGTCGATGACTTCCGAC
This DNA window, taken from Deltaproteobacteria bacterium, encodes the following:
- a CDS encoding sigma-54-dependent Fis family transcriptional regulator; amino-acid sequence: MESIPRQNTPVLVVDDDVGLLLSMKAALISAGMPEPALISDSRRVMDFVRNNSFHLILLDLVMPNLGGMDLLKEIKEEFPSIECIIVTAVDDVASAVQAMKYGAYDYLVKPIDSEKLIIVVNRALERHNLKNKLALFERNPRFKDLKHPEAFSHMIAADPSMAMVFHQVEVAAPTDYNIVITGESGTGKEMIARIIHSLSNRSDGPFVAVNMASFSKTLFEDDFFGHEKGAYTGAVSDKKGFFEAARGGTLFLDEITELDPSLQGKMLRVIQERELYRLGSTKVRNVDIRIISATNKDILDEIQNERFREDLFYRLNMFHIKIPPLREREDDLRPLAEHFMKIHANKNSKTILSIEPELIHCLMAHPLPGNVRELENIIAKAVLMETSSTLTPAAVSDLLSSYTPPLRRAEDIMTLAELEKIHIRHALEKTHGNRTQAAKILGIGLRTLQRKLKEWQEFSDMPD
- a CDS encoding PAS domain S-box protein, which produces MPPNTEVDDSRDDIRSPWMRIQVFIVFITAVAVALTAFLGYQTYQASRQAALSQFNEQQLILARSAAAGIETYFSEVRAALVSATKVRSIQLMTPTCLEYMQNMYLGFIPRTSIRRIDENGYLKCIYPSDGWREDLIGRDYEEDQYFKNARETGNVILSGITVNEIGENRIRMAAPVYTRGPGEDDDKIFKGILVVSFNLQSIADVFISPIVSGETGYAWLINQEGYFLAHYFEDFVGRSAFTVRREKAPELSFESINNIQRGTLAGREGIGRYISGWHRGQTGRIEKLIAYCPARVVNQTWSVAVVAPTDEVDYILRSAGTTALNTFASIIIILLIAGGFTFFTTHRWSELLRREVRKRTKELRENEARFRSLFEGAPDAIFLASTDTGIIIDVNPAACRLLGMSKNDLVGLHQSRLHPPEHRRDAATVFSNHAKRIDPISESIVQRIDGTQVPVEIMSELITIQGERVMQGIFRDITQRKRTENRLRENEERFRRIFEGGALGIAVLSLGYRFEQVNTRICSMLGYEESELIGKTYLDITHHEHAEQDKKEVARLLQGDERFYKTEKRYIKKDGGFIWASLTASVVQDENDKPLYFIAMIDDITNKKRAEDEKKHLEAQLLHAQKMEALGTLVAGVAHEINNPVNKIIFDMPLMQKVWNDVIPLIEEDAKKNPGAKYGGLTYDFLKENLPVLLADMKMAANRVVRTVENLKHYSRQSSISEKVPVSVNQAVENAIRLIETTLRKSGINLELNLSGDHPMIEGNLQSIEQIVMNITINAVQALDESGGTIRISTELKKRSRKVVLSIEDNGKGIDPSIADRIFDPFVTTRQSEGGTGLGLPITYNLVEAHGGQISFESTPGKGTTFTILFPAVPADTGR
- a CDS encoding TrkH family potassium uptake protein — protein: MSAKNILYILGTFLFFLGLTMVLPLAWSLFYGENDLIAFAASAGITTLAGALLYHLFRPSDGDVSLTHREGFLIVAAGWLCAGAFGAIPYMVHGTVPSFGDAFFESISGFTTTGATVIDHIDSLPHGILFWRSMTQWFGGMGIIILSIAIFPLLGVGGMQLYKAELPSPVKDKLTPRVTETARTLWIVYFIISTVEFILLLCGGMSVFDALCHTFTTMATGGFSTHDASIAHFHSPFIDSVITFFMLAAGVNFTLHYSLIIGNVRSLFSNSEFRFYIAVIAIAVILVTCDLHQHHQEAGGSGSSLRYASFQVVSIMTTTGFTTADFDGWPALSKIILILLMFIGGSAGSTGGSIKCLRILLILKHSYKELYHLVHPHAVTAVKLGKKIIYPQTMASIWGFFALYITLTAAASLVMTMLGLDVMTAFSSVAATIGNVGPGFAGVGPSMTYSEIPMTGKWVLSLCMLAGRLEIYTVLVLLTPEFWKK